The Melanotaenia boesemani isolate fMelBoe1 chromosome 12, fMelBoe1.pri, whole genome shotgun sequence genome contains the following window.
tcaatatttaaaacattagttagttctttagcatgtttagccatgtattaagaacCATAatggaaggtccagagacccacttgcagctccagtcattgcagacccctgatttagtgtttctaaaacaaaatttactgcattttcttcatatagcaatAGACCTTCTTtgaaaggaaaaggacattttccattcaacaatgcaattaatcgcAACATTTCATGCAAACAATCAAGattaaaaatcacacacacacacccacacatatatatatcagCGCTGGGCAACGactaaaatttttaatattcacagtgcgattaatcatgattaatctcccacactggagaagtggctgcagcagatacctggagaaacatcagatgTCTCTATCCAAAACAGTACAGTCCTAGGAACTACTAAGATACTGCAACTGTGTCCCCTGACTTGGTGCCTGTTCTGCTGGTattactgttgccttcaccttccaggcttgaGTCTTTGGTATTTCTCCGGTTTctcgtgttcctttttcctgatatttccattgttggggatggctacatcaatcactacggctttcctttgTTGCTTATCCATGATGACAATGtctggttggttggccaccaccattttgttggtctgtatctggatgccacacaggatcttagccctctcattctccactaCCTTGGACGAtgtttccctttgtgacctcgtGGTCTCCTTTCCATAttctttattcagttatttGGTGATAGCATTCTATATATTCTTTGcttgccagtatcttgcacccccCTGTGAGGTGCTAGACTTTTTCAGGGGACTcattgcacagcctgcacctgggctcctgtctggtgtggtagatctgagCCTCAGCTGCCCTGGTACTCAGAGCCTGCTACTGTGCTGACATGATTagcgcctctgtgctgtccttcaatCCAGCCCTCTCTCGCATACAGTGTTCTGTCTTCAGAACACAAGTTACCTACATTATTAAATACTGATTTAGTAGTGTCTTAACTAAGTTttcctaaaattaaaaaaaatattatgttttatgAATCGATTTCTCTGGAGTGACGCTTTTTGACAAGTGACAATGCCTACATCTATATCTTCTCAcggaatttgtgtagtaacacaatttttaaaaacaataaccagtgaaTCTAGTTAATGAgaggctgattgaattatttctttattttcttctacaAGCTAATGTTTAATGTTACCAGGCTGCTGTGAAACGTAAGTTCAATAAGAACAAGCAACGTAAAGTTTTAACTCAATTTTTTGATCAAATACAATGAGGGACCATCCCCATATTCTCCTCCTGTCGTTCAACTCGGAACCAGTTTACTTCCACCTGAACTATACCCGCACACCACAATGGCGGAGGATCCTCTTAGGTAACCTGCCCTTATAGCGGGCCAAACCAAAGCCGCACACAATTGCACTGCAAACCACTGCAAACTAACACCCCATATCTGCATGCAACAGAGTTAGGTGTAAACGTGTCCAAGCGGCTACAGACAGGAGGACTAAAGTCATTCTCAGGGGAGTGACccaaacaaacaagacaacagaaaaaacaaacagttagTCCGCTCTTACAATTGTCACAACCATAACCACTCGAACCAGGAGCAGACTAACGTGAAAAACAAAAGTCTTAAAAGGACAGCAGGTAACGGTACCCGACAACTGcaagaaagaaatacaaaattactACAACCAAAACACTTTAATTTAATCTCAAAaacatattaataataacataCCTGCAGCGTTGAATTCCCTTGCTCAGTCAAATACTTATTCCAAGGGCCAACATCACTCAGATCCCAACCCTGCATtacaaactacatttaaaaactcatccataatataaaattcaacatgtaaaaacatatttacccGCTTGCTGCTAAAATCGACCTGCACCAAGACTGACGTGGCACAGCAAAGGCAGACAATGTTTGATGCTGGACCTTAACTAAGTTTTTTTAAGATCATTGTTtctatattgtattatattgttCTCCAATTTCCCCCAAATCCCCGGGACAACGGATGGAAATTAGCATTTGCTAGAATCTGGTATGTTTGCATTCATGCTGTATAAGCCTGTCTGTTCATTAACATGCACTGTCccgctcaaataaataaataaatccctgCTCTGTTACATAATTGCCGATGAGACCAGCACAACTCCACAGTCTCTCTACACTACAGTATATTTGTCTCTCGGGATCCAGGCTGCAGGATCTGCAGAGTGACAATGACTTTAATCGCTTTTCTGAACCAGGGGTAAAACAGAGCATAGATCAGTGGGTTTAGAcaggagttaaaataaaacagaaatgacaaaCATGTTGCAACTGTAGGATTCATCATGTTAACATCTACAAGAGAGTAACAGTAATATGGgcataaacatgataaatatacaATGACAAGAATACCAAGAGTCCTGGCTGCTTTCAGCTCAGATTTCTTTGATAAAGTCACTGCATGGTGGACTGTAACAGCTGTAATGTGAGAGCGCATGGCGCGAGCCTGAGACACAGCCACCACAAATACTCTCATGTACAGAACTATGATCACAGTAACTGGAAATATGAAGATCAAAATAATATCAACAGTGACTGTAATATAAGTGTATTTAAGCACACATTCTCCAAAGCAGGAATTACCTGCGCCTGGTTGAATCAGCTTGTCTTTCATGTAGATAATATTATAAACAAAAGACCAAagccaacaaagacaaacacagtatttggCTCTTGTTAAAGTGATTATTTTGGAGTAATGCAGAGGGTAACAAATAGCCATATAGCGATCACATGATATAATAACAATTGTGCAGACTGAAGTAGTGAGAGTTTGACCACCCAAATACCAAAATAAAGCACACATGACATCCCCAAAAATCCAGCAGGATGTGTATCTAAAGATTTCTCCTGGCATAATCATGAGACCTACAAGAAAGTCTGAAACTcccagagagaggaggaggatgttaGTAGGTGTGTGAAGCTGCCTGgaaggagacagaaaaacattaattacaaacaaattatgtaaaaatatctGCAATGAAAATTTTACATAATCAAATTATGTCAATATAACCATGTAACATTATTCATACACTTAAAGTTTAGATTAGAAGTTAATCTCTGCCTGAAGTGGGAGACTGAGATGATGACAAGCAAGTTGATGGctatgatggtcagagagatgAAGAACAGCAAGAGTTTCAGGAGCACAGTTTCAGACCAGCGAAGTGTCGGCTTCCTGCAGGACATGTTGAATAGTTGTGGAAAGCAGAGTTCAGCTCCGTCCTGGAGCTccatcatcagacagctgcagctccatcagCTCTCTGACCTAAACTCTGTCCTAAAGCTGATTTATCTTTTCCAGCCGTCCCTCCTCTCTCCACCTTTACTCTCTGTAGAACACTGTCATCACTCTTACCTCACCTTACACAACTTTTCGTTGTCTTAGAAACCAGTCCACTCCATTCCATCTCCCAGTTATGACTACGTCTCTGCAGGGAAATACCTACTGGTATATTACacattacaaacaaataaagaaactatATGTGATAACTATATAAACCCATATTATAACCACAGTGTGTCAGCAGGGTTTTgggaaagattaaaaaataaaaaactttcacTTTCAACGATAACGTTACAGCCTTCCAAATTTGGTACCGTGTGACAGAAAGATCTGTTTGTGTCTTGTGTTGCTCTTCTACTTCCTGGTTAGAGAGTCAGTCATGTTTCAGCACCAGATAGTACCTGACAATCTGCATTCAACAAAACAGAGTACAGTTTGTTTGGAGTAATATGAATGCACGTTCAACCCCTGGTTAGAATCAAAGAACCAAACTTTGGTCCACTTGTTTCACTTGCAAGTGACTCTGGTGCGATTCACTTGTGAAATGAAACGGACCAAGCAGCAGCAACCAATAGCATTTCAGATGATCTGTTATATCTTTTGGTTTAGTAAAACATTTCCCTCCAGTTTCTGAATAAGAGGGGTAGACTTGGTATTTCTTCTCAATAGAAATTTCAAAGTATTTCATAATTGTTTTCTATCATGTTTGATTTCATTAATTCTATTTTCATAATAcagtttcttcttctccttATTTAGTTTGGTAACAAAATTCCTTAATTTGCAACATATTTGCCAATCCGATATGAGATTCAATAAAATAGTTGTTGATATTGCTTGATTCTTTTCCATCATATGTTCTTTTAATTCCTTATCCAACCATGGGGTGTTGATGTTTTTTACCGTAAACTTCTTTATTGGTGCAGGATAATCTACAATTGTCataaaaatttcattaaaagcCTGAAATGCTTCATCTGGCTCTTTTCCTGAAAACACCTTTTGACCAATTAGCATTTTTAACATCTTCTTCATATTTGGTCTGATTAAAACTTTGAGATGATCTTTCCTTATTATTTTGGGACCAGGGACGTTTGTCTGTCTCACAGTGGCAGTGAGATTATAGTTTCTATATTGGAACAGATATGGAGTTAGAGTAAAGTTCTGGTGTATTTATAAACATGTGGTCAATACAGGTAGCTACTCGAGTGCCATGACTTTTTAAACAATTTGGTTTATTGATGACCTGTAATAGTCCACAAGCTGCAGGTGCACTCCTTAGGTTCGTTTTCATTGAACAGTAGAGGGAATTCCAGTTTATGTTTAAATCACCCATAAAATATAATTCATGACGTCAGACTTGATCAGACGGGATATAGAATGAGGGTATGTTGTTTATATCAAGACAACAGTTTCTGttgttacttgacaaaaaaaaagatatattagatattgtgattcaggtaaaaaatattaaaatttggttcatatcgcccagtcCTACTTAAAACTACTATTTTATATCTAAAAAACCTGTGCCATGCTAAGTAGTGATGTATGGATTGATACTGAAATTTTGATCCTTCCTATACCAGCTTGTCatgttttaactgaaacttggaGTAGTCCTCCTGAATGACCTGCTCCTCAGGACCTACAACGTGCTCCTTTCCGTTGGGTAGTTTGGTGAACCAAAAAGACTTTGACCAATCCTTTCAGGTCAGTTTATCCACCTGCAATGTGGTGGTGTCACCCTTCCAATAGACCAACTCCACTCCTCCGTCCTTAACAAATATTCATTTGTTGTGTCAGATCACAGCTGTCACAGGGTCCTCCTCCAACCTTTGCCAGACCCATCAGTGAGCCAAAAACTCAACCCGAGCACT
Protein-coding sequences here:
- the LOC121650236 gene encoding trace amine-associated receptor 13c-like, which produces MMELQDGAELCFPQLFNMSCRKPTLRWSETVLLKLLLFFISLTIIAINLLVIISVSHFRQLHTPTNILLLSLGVSDFLVGLMIMPGEIFRYTSCWIFGDVMCALFWYLGGQTLTTSVCTIVIISCDRYMAICYPLHYSKIITLTRAKYCVCLCWLWSFVYNIIYMKDKLIQPGAGNSCFGECVLKYTYITVTVDIILIFIFPVTVIIVLYMRVFVVAVSQARAMRSHITAVTVHHAVTLSKKSELKAARTLGILVIVYLSCLCPYYCYSLVDVNMMNPTVATCLSFLFYFNSCLNPLIYALFYPWFRKAIKVIVTLQILQPGSRETNIL